In a genomic window of Streptomyces sp. NBC_01231:
- a CDS encoding GTP-binding protein, whose translation MSRTPQQIPVVVLAGFLGSGKTTLLNHLLHHSGGSRIGAIVNDFGAIEIDAMAVAGALGDSTVSLGNGCLCCAVDASELDVYLERLARPAAGVDVIVIEASGLAEPQELVRMVLASEHPGIVYGGLVEVVDAAEFHDTRARHPEIDRHLALADLVVVNKLDRADDGERVLGLVRSLVDGAAVVPAVHGRVDPEFLFDCRPGEERVGQLSFDDLHDRTEGHDHGSHLHSGYDSVSFCSEVPLDPRRLMQFLDSRPEGLYRIKGYVDFGPFDSRNRYSLHAVGRFLRFYPERWAAADARLTQLVLIGSDIDAAALGKELEACKSDAPHADEHGMWGVLRYVADPEEETS comes from the coding sequence TTGAGTCGGACCCCGCAGCAGATCCCGGTTGTCGTCCTGGCCGGATTTCTCGGCTCCGGCAAGACCACCCTCCTCAACCACCTCCTGCACCACAGCGGCGGCAGTCGGATCGGTGCCATCGTCAACGACTTCGGCGCCATCGAGATCGACGCTATGGCCGTGGCGGGCGCGCTCGGAGACTCCACCGTCTCCCTCGGCAACGGCTGTCTGTGCTGTGCCGTCGACGCGAGTGAACTCGACGTCTATTTGGAGCGGCTCGCCCGGCCCGCCGCCGGTGTCGACGTCATCGTGATCGAGGCCAGCGGGCTCGCCGAACCCCAGGAACTCGTACGCATGGTGCTCGCCAGCGAACATCCCGGGATCGTCTACGGGGGTCTCGTCGAGGTCGTCGACGCCGCCGAGTTCCACGACACCCGCGCCAGGCATCCCGAGATCGACCGGCACCTCGCCCTCGCCGACCTGGTCGTCGTCAACAAGCTCGACCGGGCCGACGACGGTGAGCGCGTTCTCGGGCTGGTCCGGTCCCTCGTCGACGGGGCCGCTGTCGTGCCCGCCGTCCACGGCCGTGTCGACCCCGAGTTCCTCTTCGACTGCCGGCCGGGCGAGGAGCGCGTCGGGCAGCTGTCCTTCGATGATCTGCACGACCGTACCGAGGGCCACGATCACGGCTCTCATCTGCACTCCGGCTACGACAGCGTGTCCTTCTGCTCCGAGGTTCCCCTCGACCCGCGCCGCTTGATGCAGTTCCTCGACAGCCGGCCCGAGGGGCTGTACCGGATCAAGGGGTACGTCGACTTCGGGCCGTTCGACTCCCGCAACCGCTACTCGCTGCACGCCGTCGGACGGTTCCTCCGGTTCTACCCGGAGCGCTGGGCCGCCGCCGACGCCCGCCTCACCCAGCTCGTACTCATCGGCTCCGACATCGACGCGGCCGCCCTCGGCAAGGAGCTGGAGGCGTGCAAGAGCGACGCCCCACACGCCGATGAGCACGGTATGTGGGGCGTTCTGCGCTACGTGGCCGATCCGGAGGAAGAAACGTCGTAG
- a CDS encoding DNA topoisomerase IV subunit A, with protein MARRSTKTPPPDDSYEERILDIDVVDEMKGSYLEYAYSVIYSRALPDARDGLKPVHRRIVYQMSEMGLRPDRGYVKCARVVGEVMGKLHPHGDASIYDALVRMAQPFSMRVPLVDGHGNFGSLGNDDPPAAMRYTECRMAQAASLMTESIDEDTVDFAPNYDGQEQEPGALPAAFPNLLVNGASGIAVGMATNMPPHNLSEVIAAARHLIRYPNADLDALMKYVPGPDLPTGGRIVGLTGIRDAYETGRGTFKIRATVSVENVTARRKGLVVTELPFAVGPEKVIAKIKDLVGSKKLQGIADVKDLTDRAHGLRLVIEIKNGFVPEAVLEQLYKLTPMEESFGVNNVALVDGQPLTLGLKELLEVYLDHRFEVVRRRSEFRRTKRRDRLHLVEGLLTALIDIDEVIRLIRSSDNSAQAKERLMEAFSLSEIQTQYILDTPLRRLTRYDRIELEAEKDRLNEEIAELTRILESDAELRKLVSAELAAVAKKFGTERRTVLLSSGGAPTAAVPLQVADDPCRVLLSSTGLLARTANGEPFPADDDAARAKHDVIVSAVPATARGEIGVVTSTGRLLRVNVVDLPQLPDTAAAPNLSGGAPLSEFVSLEGDETVICLITLDESSPGLAIGTEQGVVKRVVPDYPTNRGELEVITLREGDRIVGAIELRTGEEDLVFITDDAQLLRFQAAHVRPQGRPAGGMAGIKLVEGAKVISFTAVDPAVDAVVFTVAGSRGTLDDSVQTTAKLTPFDQYPRKGRATGGVRCQRFLKGEDCLSLAWAGATPAKAAQKNGTPADLTEMDPRRDGSGVSLGKTVAVVAGPV; from the coding sequence ATGGCCCGCCGCAGCACGAAGACCCCGCCGCCCGACGACTCGTACGAGGAGCGGATCCTCGACATCGACGTCGTGGACGAGATGAAGGGCTCGTACCTCGAGTACGCGTACTCGGTCATCTACTCCCGCGCCCTGCCGGACGCCCGGGACGGGTTGAAGCCGGTGCATCGCCGCATCGTGTACCAGATGAGCGAGATGGGCCTGCGCCCCGACCGCGGCTACGTGAAGTGCGCCCGGGTCGTCGGCGAGGTCATGGGCAAGTTGCACCCGCACGGCGACGCGTCGATCTACGACGCTCTCGTGCGCATGGCCCAGCCCTTCTCGATGCGCGTCCCCCTCGTCGACGGACACGGCAACTTCGGCTCACTGGGCAACGACGACCCGCCGGCCGCCATGCGGTACACCGAGTGCCGGATGGCCCAGGCCGCGAGCCTGATGACGGAGTCCATCGACGAGGACACCGTCGACTTCGCCCCCAACTACGACGGCCAGGAGCAGGAACCGGGGGCACTGCCCGCCGCGTTCCCGAACCTCCTGGTGAACGGCGCCTCGGGCATCGCTGTCGGTATGGCCACCAACATGCCTCCGCACAACCTGTCCGAGGTGATCGCGGCCGCCCGTCACCTGATCCGCTACCCGAACGCGGATCTGGACGCCCTGATGAAGTACGTCCCGGGCCCCGACCTGCCCACCGGCGGCCGCATCGTGGGCCTGACCGGCATCCGTGACGCGTACGAGACGGGCCGCGGCACCTTCAAGATCCGCGCGACGGTCTCCGTGGAGAACGTGACGGCGCGTCGCAAGGGTCTCGTCGTCACCGAGCTGCCCTTCGCGGTCGGCCCGGAGAAGGTGATCGCCAAGATCAAGGACCTGGTCGGCTCGAAGAAGCTGCAGGGCATCGCGGACGTCAAGGACCTCACCGACCGCGCGCACGGTCTGCGTCTGGTCATCGAGATCAAGAACGGCTTCGTGCCAGAGGCCGTACTGGAGCAGCTCTACAAGCTGACGCCGATGGAGGAGTCCTTCGGCGTCAACAACGTGGCCCTGGTCGACGGTCAGCCTCTCACCCTGGGCCTCAAGGAGCTCCTCGAGGTCTACCTCGACCACCGCTTCGAGGTCGTGCGCCGCCGCAGCGAGTTCCGCCGCACCAAGCGGCGCGACCGCTTGCACCTGGTCGAGGGTCTGCTCACCGCGCTGATCGACATCGACGAGGTGATCCGCCTCATCCGCTCCAGCGACAACTCCGCCCAGGCGAAGGAGCGCCTGATGGAGGCCTTCTCGCTGTCGGAGATCCAGACCCAGTACATCCTCGACACGCCCCTGCGCCGCCTCACCAGGTACGACCGCATCGAGCTGGAGGCGGAGAAGGACCGGCTCAACGAGGAGATCGCGGAGCTGACCCGGATCCTGGAGTCGGACGCCGAGCTGCGCAAGCTGGTCTCCGCCGAACTGGCCGCGGTGGCCAAGAAGTTCGGCACGGAGCGACGTACGGTCCTGCTGTCGTCGGGCGGGGCCCCGACGGCCGCCGTGCCGCTCCAGGTGGCTGACGACCCGTGCCGGGTGCTGCTGTCCTCGACGGGGCTGCTGGCCCGTACGGCGAACGGCGAGCCGTTCCCGGCGGACGACGACGCCGCGCGGGCCAAGCACGACGTGATCGTCTCGGCTGTGCCGGCCACCGCGCGCGGAGAGATCGGTGTGGTGACGTCCACCGGGCGCCTGCTGCGGGTGAACGTCGTGGACCTGCCCCAGCTCCCGGACACCGCGGCGGCGCCGAACCTGTCCGGCGGCGCCCCGCTGTCGGAGTTCGTCTCCCTGGAGGGCGACGAGACGGTGATCTGTCTGATCACGCTCGACGAGTCGTCCCCCGGTCTGGCGATCGGCACCGAACAGGGCGTGGTCAAGCGGGTGGTCCCGGACTATCCGACCAACCGGGGGGAGCTGGAGGTCATCACCCTCAGGGAGGGCGACCGGATCGTCGGCGCGATCGAGCTGCGCACCGGTGAGGAGGACCTGGTCTTCATCACGGACGACGCCCAGCTGCTGCGTTTCCAGGCCGCGCACGTCCGCCCGCAGGGCCGTCCGGCAGGCGGTATGGCCGGCATCAAGCTGGTGGAGGGCGCGAAGGTCATCTCCTTCACGGCCGTCGACCCGGCCGTCGACGCGGTCGTCTTCACGGTCGCCGGCTCGCGCGGCACCCTCGACGACTCCGTGCAGACGACGGCCAAGCTGACCCCGTTCGATCAGTACCCGCGCAAGGGCCGGGCCACCGGCGGTGTCCGCTGCCAGCGGTTCCTCAAGGGCGAGGACTGTCTGTCCCTGGCCTGGGCGGGCGCCACTCCGGCCAAGGCGGCCCAGAAGAACGGCACGCCGGCCGACCTGACGGAGATGGACCCGCGCCGGGACGGTTCGGGCGTGTCGCTGGGGAAGACGGTGGCGGTCGTGGCGGGACCGGTCTAG
- a CDS encoding insulinase family protein, translated as MPMGHTATAQAGSGGLTATEHRLANGLRVVLSEDHLTPVAAVCLWYDVGSRHEVKGRTGLAHLFEHLMFQGSGQVKGNGHFELVQGAGGSLNGTTSFERTNYFETMPTHQLELALWLEADRMGSLLTALDDESMENQRDVVKNERRQRYDNVPYGTAFEKLTALAYPEGHPYHHTPIGSMADLDAATLEDARAFFRTYYAPNNAVLSVVGDIDPEQTLAWVEKYFGSIPGHDGKPAPRDGALPDVMGAQLREVVEEEVPARALMAAYRLPHDGTRACDAADLALTVLGGGESSRLYNRLVRRDRTAVAAGFGLLRLAGAPSLGWLDVKTSGDVEVPVIETAIDEELARFAEEGPTAEEMERAQAQLEREWLDRLGTVAGRADELCRYAVLFGDPQLALTAVGRVLDVSAEEVQEVAKACLRPDNRAVLVYEPTTTEAEDAEATDENDEEAAQ; from the coding sequence ATGCCCATGGGTCACACGGCCACAGCCCAGGCAGGCTCCGGGGGCCTGACAGCGACCGAGCACCGCCTGGCCAACGGCCTGCGCGTGGTGCTCTCCGAGGACCACTTGACCCCGGTCGCGGCGGTGTGCCTCTGGTACGACGTCGGTTCGCGCCACGAGGTCAAGGGCCGTACCGGCCTGGCTCACCTTTTCGAGCACCTGATGTTCCAGGGCTCCGGACAGGTGAAGGGCAACGGTCACTTCGAGCTGGTCCAAGGAGCGGGCGGCTCGCTCAACGGCACCACCAGCTTCGAGCGCACCAACTACTTCGAGACCATGCCGACCCACCAGCTGGAGCTCGCTCTCTGGCTGGAGGCCGACCGGATGGGCTCCCTGCTGACCGCCCTCGACGACGAGTCGATGGAGAACCAGCGGGACGTCGTCAAGAACGAGCGACGGCAGCGCTACGACAACGTCCCCTACGGCACGGCGTTCGAGAAGCTCACCGCGCTCGCCTACCCGGAGGGCCACCCCTACCACCACACCCCGATCGGCTCGATGGCCGACCTGGACGCGGCCACCCTGGAGGACGCCCGCGCGTTCTTCCGCACGTACTACGCGCCCAACAACGCCGTCCTGTCGGTGGTCGGCGACATCGACCCGGAGCAGACGCTCGCCTGGGTCGAGAAGTACTTCGGGTCCATTCCGGGGCACGACGGCAAGCCCGCCCCGCGTGACGGCGCGCTGCCCGACGTCATGGGCGCGCAGCTGCGCGAGGTCGTCGAGGAGGAGGTCCCGGCCCGGGCCCTGATGGCCGCCTACCGGCTGCCGCACGACGGCACGCGCGCGTGTGACGCGGCCGACCTGGCGCTCACCGTCCTCGGCGGCGGCGAGTCCTCCCGCCTCTACAACCGGCTGGTACGGCGTGACCGTACGGCCGTCGCGGCCGGCTTCGGCCTGCTGCGGCTGGCCGGGGCGCCCTCCCTGGGCTGGCTGGACGTGAAGACCTCCGGCGACGTCGAGGTACCGGTCATCGAGACCGCCATCGACGAGGAGCTCGCCCGGTTCGCCGAGGAGGGCCCCACAGCCGAGGAAATGGAACGCGCCCAGGCCCAGTTGGAGCGCGAGTGGCTGGACCGGCTCGGTACGGTCGCGGGCCGTGCTGACGAACTGTGCCGGTACGCCGTCCTGTTCGGCGACCCGCAGCTCGCCCTCACCGCCGTCGGGCGCGTTCTCGACGTGAGCGCCGAGGAAGTCCAGGAGGTCGCCAAGGCCTGCCTGCGCCCCGACAACCGCGCGGTGCTCGTCTACGAGCCGACCACCACCGAAGCAGAAGACGCCGAAGCCACCGACGAGAACGACGAGGAGGCGGCCCAGTGA
- a CDS encoding insulinase family protein, whose amino-acid sequence MTELAAMEFHPQPQAGDARPWAFPAPERGTLDNGLTVLRCHRPGQQVVAVEVLLDAPLEAEPAGLDGVATIMARAFSEGTDKHSAEEFAAELERCGATLDAHADHPGVRLSLEVPASRLAKALGLLADALRAPAFADSEVERLVRNRLDEIPHELANPSRRAAKQLSKELFPAASRMSRPRQGTEETVESIDSAAVRGFYEKHVRPATATAVVVGDLTGLELDALLGDTLGAWTGSSAQPRPVPPVTADDTGRVVIVDRPGAVQTQLLIGRIGPDRHARVWPAQVLGTYCLGGTLTSRLDRVLREEKGYTYGVRAFGQVLRSTPDGSGAAMLAISGSFDTPNTGPALDDLWTVLRTLAAEGLTDAERDVAVQNLVGVAPLKYETAAAVAGTLADQVEQHLPDDFQATLYQQLASTGTVEATAAAVSAFPVDRLVTVLVGDAAQIKEPVEALGIGEVSVVSAE is encoded by the coding sequence GTGACCGAGCTCGCCGCGATGGAGTTCCACCCACAGCCCCAGGCGGGCGACGCCAGGCCCTGGGCGTTCCCGGCCCCCGAGCGCGGGACGCTCGACAACGGCCTCACCGTCCTGCGCTGCCACCGCCCCGGCCAGCAGGTCGTTGCCGTCGAGGTGCTCCTGGACGCACCCCTGGAGGCCGAACCGGCCGGTCTGGACGGCGTCGCCACCATCATGGCGCGGGCGTTCTCCGAGGGCACCGACAAGCACTCGGCCGAGGAGTTCGCCGCCGAGCTGGAGCGCTGCGGCGCCACCCTCGACGCGCACGCCGACCATCCCGGCGTACGGCTCTCCCTCGAAGTCCCCGCCTCCCGCCTGGCCAAGGCCCTGGGCCTGCTCGCGGACGCCCTCAGGGCACCCGCGTTCGCGGACAGCGAGGTCGAGCGGCTGGTCCGCAACCGCCTCGACGAGATCCCGCACGAGCTGGCCAACCCCTCCCGGCGTGCCGCCAAGCAGCTCTCCAAGGAGCTGTTCCCGGCGGCCTCGCGGATGTCGCGCCCGCGCCAGGGCACCGAGGAGACGGTCGAGTCCATCGACTCGGCGGCCGTACGCGGCTTCTACGAGAAGCACGTCCGTCCGGCCACCGCCACCGCCGTGGTCGTCGGCGACCTCACCGGCCTCGAGCTCGACGCGCTGCTCGGCGACACCCTCGGCGCCTGGACCGGCTCCTCGGCCCAGCCGCGTCCGGTGCCGCCGGTGACGGCCGACGACACCGGACGGGTCGTCATCGTGGACCGTCCCGGCGCCGTCCAGACCCAGCTGCTGATCGGCCGCATCGGCCCTGACCGGCACGCGCGCGTGTGGCCCGCCCAGGTGCTCGGCACGTACTGCCTGGGCGGCACCCTCACCTCCCGTCTGGACCGCGTCCTGCGGGAGGAGAAGGGCTACACCTACGGGGTGCGGGCCTTCGGGCAGGTCCTGCGCTCGACGCCGGACGGCTCGGGTGCCGCGATGCTCGCCATCAGCGGCTCCTTCGACACGCCGAACACCGGTCCCGCCCTGGACGATCTGTGGACGGTGCTGCGCACGCTCGCGGCCGAGGGGCTGACCGATGCCGAGCGGGATGTCGCCGTCCAGAACCTCGTCGGGGTGGCGCCGCTGAAGTACGAGACCGCGGCGGCGGTCGCGGGCACGCTGGCCGACCAGGTCGAGCAGCACCTGCCCGACGACTTCCAGGCGACGCTGTACCAGCAGCTCGCCTCCACCGGCACCGTGGAGGCCACCGCGGCGGCCGTGAGCGCCTTCCCGGTGGACCGCCTGGTGACCGTCCTCGTCGGTGACGCCGCACAGATCAAGGAGCCGGTCGAGGCCCTCGGCATCGGCGAAGTCTCCGTCGTCTCCGCGGAGTAG
- a CDS encoding M23 family metallopeptidase has protein sequence MAFMCAAGKHRRPSRLKRGTARAAGVAALTTTGVIGTLAAPALAAEPAAEQTGLTPVITIGDSIADQIDAQAVAQKQAAEEAEAQQKAEEAARKQAVAEAKKAREEREQKERAAREAERKRLNAYVAPISGSYVSTGYQSSSSLWSSGSHTGIDFHASTGTTVHAVGSGTVVEAGWGGSYGNQIVIKMNDGTYTQYGHLSSIGVSVGQAVTPGAQIGLSGATGNVTGPHLHFEARTGAEYGSDIDPVSYLRSHGVNV, from the coding sequence ATGGCGTTCATGTGCGCCGCCGGGAAGCACCGTCGTCCCAGCCGACTGAAGCGCGGCACCGCCCGCGCGGCGGGTGTCGCGGCACTCACCACCACCGGCGTCATCGGTACCCTGGCCGCCCCGGCGCTCGCCGCCGAGCCCGCGGCCGAGCAGACCGGCCTCACCCCCGTCATCACCATCGGTGACTCGATCGCGGACCAGATCGACGCCCAGGCCGTCGCCCAGAAGCAGGCCGCCGAGGAGGCCGAGGCGCAGCAGAAGGCCGAGGAGGCCGCGCGCAAGCAGGCGGTCGCGGAGGCCAAGAAGGCCCGCGAGGAGCGTGAGCAGAAGGAGCGCGCCGCCCGCGAGGCCGAGCGCAAGCGCCTCAACGCCTACGTCGCCCCGATCTCCGGCTCGTACGTCTCGACCGGTTACCAGTCCAGCAGTTCCCTGTGGTCCTCAGGCAGCCACACCGGCATCGACTTCCACGCCTCGACCGGCACCACCGTCCACGCGGTCGGCTCCGGCACCGTGGTCGAGGCCGGCTGGGGCGGGTCGTACGGCAACCAGATCGTGATCAAGATGAACGACGGCACGTACACCCAGTACGGCCACCTGTCGTCCATCGGTGTCTCGGTGGGCCAGGCCGTCACCCCGGGCGCGCAGATCGGTCTCTCCGGCGCGACCGGCAACGTCACCGGACCCCACCTGCACTTCGAGGCTCGCACGGGCGCGGAGTACGGCTCGGACATCGATCCTGTCTCCTACCTCCGTTCGCACGGCGTGAACGTCTGA
- a CDS encoding GntR family transcriptional regulator translates to MRIPAHSVCTAIRDDIVAGVYERGGRLTEELLARRYGVSRVPVREALRTLEAEGFVVTRRHAGACVAEPTEQEGADLLEMRVLLEPLGASRAAQRRTEAHLKVLRGLVRLGQERARRGTSDDLRSLGSWFHETLAQASGSPAMTSMLTQLRHKIAWMYAVDAPANPVESWAEHGAIVDAVARGDSERARAVTALHTERATAAHRLRFPSQGDRPERVRNSQHPVNMTSLRH, encoded by the coding sequence ATGCGTATTCCGGCGCACTCGGTATGCACGGCGATCCGGGACGACATCGTCGCGGGTGTCTACGAGCGCGGGGGCCGGCTCACCGAGGAACTGCTCGCCCGCCGCTACGGCGTCTCGCGCGTCCCCGTCCGCGAGGCCCTGCGCACGCTGGAGGCGGAGGGCTTCGTGGTGACCCGGCGGCACGCGGGCGCGTGCGTCGCGGAACCCACCGAGCAGGAGGGCGCCGACCTCCTGGAGATGCGGGTGCTCCTGGAGCCGCTCGGCGCCTCCCGGGCCGCTCAGCGGCGCACCGAGGCCCACCTCAAGGTGCTGCGCGGACTGGTCCGGCTGGGCCAGGAGCGGGCCAGGAGAGGTACCAGCGACGACCTGCGCTCCCTGGGGAGCTGGTTCCACGAGACCCTCGCCCAGGCCTCCGGCAGCCCGGCGATGACCTCCATGCTGACCCAGCTGCGTCACAAGATCGCCTGGATGTACGCGGTGGACGCACCCGCCAACCCGGTCGAGTCCTGGGCGGAGCACGGCGCGATCGTGGACGCGGTGGCGCGCGGGGACAGCGAGCGCGCGCGAGCGGTCACGGCACTGCACACCGAGCGCGCCACGGCCGCGCACCGGTTGCGCTTTCCATCCCAGGGAGATCGCCCGGAGCGTGTGAGGAACTCGCAACATCCCGTAAACATGACGAGCCTGCGGCATTAA
- a CDS encoding HPr family phosphocarrier protein has protein sequence MAERRVNVGWAEGLHARPASIFVRAATAAGVPVTISKADGNPVNAASMLAVLGLGAQGGEEIVLASDAEGADVALDRLAKLVSEGLEELPETV, from the coding sequence ATGGCTGAGCGCCGCGTCAACGTCGGCTGGGCCGAGGGTCTCCACGCCCGCCCCGCTTCCATCTTCGTCCGGGCCGCCACGGCCGCAGGTGTCCCGGTGACGATCTCCAAGGCCGACGGCAACCCCGTCAACGCGGCCTCCATGCTGGCCGTCCTCGGCCTGGGCGCACAGGGCGGCGAGGAGATCGTCCTCGCCTCCGACGCCGAAGGGGCGGACGTCGCCCTCGACCGCCTCGCGAAGCTTGTCTCCGAAGGTCTTGAGGAGCTCCCCGAGACCGTCTGA